A DNA window from Phoenix dactylifera cultivar Barhee BC4 chromosome 13, palm_55x_up_171113_PBpolish2nd_filt_p, whole genome shotgun sequence contains the following coding sequences:
- the LOC103709686 gene encoding NAC domain-containing protein 68-like, producing the protein MMGRRRDAETELNLPPGFRFHPTDEELIVHYLRRKVACQCLPVPIIAEVDLYKYDPWDLPEKALFGQREWYFFTSRDRKYPNGSRPNRAAGRGYWKATGADKPVSPPGSSRPLGIKKSLVFYHGKGLKGVKTDWIMHEYRLADTNRAASKKNSLRLDDWVLCRLYNKKNSWEKTQRQKEKGTPEEMTDSMEASESFRTTPESDIETELFPDFDSLDWAGGQLRQAFDNGVDAMRTSNTGSFQMIERQKEDSDWFSGLYLDDLQSSSAAFGATPAIDMWNQEYYFPTISSPYLKPSQTSMPHF; encoded by the exons atgATGGGGAGGAGAAGAGATGCCGAGACGGAGCTCAACCTGCCGCCGGGTTTCCGATTCCATCCCACCGACGAGGAGCTCATCGTCCATTACCTCCGCCGCAAGGTCGCTTGCCAATGTCTCCCCGTTCCCATCATCGCCGAGGTCGATCTCTACAAGTACGACCCTTGGGATCTCCCAG AGAAGGCATTGTTTGGACAGAGGGAGTGGTATTTCTTCACGTCGCGCGACAGGAAATACCCGAACGGGTCGAGGCCTAACCGGGCCGCCGGAAGGGGATACTGGAAGGCAACAGGGGCCGATAAGCCGGTCTCGCCGCCGGGGAGCAGTCGGCCTCTTGGGATAAAGAAGTCTTTGGTGTTCTACCATGGAAAGGGGCTGAAAGGAGTCAAGACTGATTGGATTATGCATGAGTACCGGCTCGCAGACACCAACcgagccgccagcaagaagaataGTCTTAGA TTGGATGACTGGGTACTTTGTCGATTGTACAACAAGAAGAACAGCTGGGAGAAGACACAGCGACAAAAGGAGAAGGGAACCCCTGAAGAGATGACAGATTCGATGGAGGCATCGGAAAGTTTCAGGACTACTCCAGAATCAGACATTGAGACTGAGTTGTTCCCGGACTTTGACAGTCTGGATTGGGCTGGAGGTCAGCTACGTCAAGCTTTCGATAATGGAGTTGACGCAATGAGAACCAGCAACACTGGTAGCTTTCAGATGATAGAACGTCAGAAAGAGGATAGCGATTGGTTTAGCGGCTTGTATCTAGATGATTTGCAGAGCTCTTCAGCAGCATTTGGAGCGACGCCTGCTATCGATATGTGGAACCAGGAGTACTACTTCCCGACCATCAGTTCTCCGTATCTGAAGCCGAGCCAAACCAGCATGCCACACTTCTAA
- the LOC103709687 gene encoding rhamnogalacturonan I rhamnosyltransferase 4-like isoform X1, giving the protein MLDDATSRMVLLPARVSGGGGGRQTMRMRRYMLYAGTCILSWTVLVQLTSVWQPRLPKSWPTAYFDRRGRPNATNSIFELARSQPSPPAVVPRRVYKSNGYLLVSCNGGLNQMRAAICDMVTVARYLNLTLVVPELDKKSFWADPSDFRDIFNVNHFIHSLRDEVKIIQKLPAKFGREIPDKFIKTIHREIFSMPPVSWASEKYYLKQILPVARKHKVIHFSKTDARLANNGLPVELQKLRCRINYEALKFTPWIEALGHKLISTLRRRGFFIVLHLRYEMDMLSFSGCTHGCSDKEAEELTRMRYAYPWWKEKEIVSEQKRLEGLCPLTPEEISLVLQALGFTRDTQIYIASGEIYGGERRLAALRAAYPKMARKEMLLSPDELRPFQNHSTQMAALDYLVSVASDVFIPSYDGNMAKVVEGHRRFTGFRKTILLDRKELVKLLDLLGDGKLSWDQFSNAVQEVHKNRMGRPTVRKVIPGQPKEEDNFYANPQECLPPLRSPGTESTHSDI; this is encoded by the exons ATGTTGGACGACGCGACGTCGAGGATGGTCCTGCTGCCGGCCAGGGTCTCCGGCGGTGGCGGAGGGAGGCAGACAATGAGGATGAGGAGGTACATGCTATATGCGGGGACGTGCATCCTGTCATGGACGGTGCTCGTGCAGCTGACGTCAGTGTGGCAGCCCCGCCTCCCCAAGTCCTGGCCCACCGCCTACTTCGACCGCCGCGGCCGCCCCAACGCCACCAACTCCATCTTCGAACTCGCCCGCTCCCAGCCGTCGCCGCCGGCGGTCGTCCCCCGCA GGGTTTACAAAAGCAATGGTTATCTTCTGGTGTCATGCAATGGTGGCTTGAATCAAATGCGAGCTGCG ATCTGTGATATGGTCACTGTTGCACGCTATCTGAATCTAACCTTGGTAGTTCCTGAACTTGATAAAAAATCTTTCTGGGCTGATCCTAG TGACTTTAGGGATATATTTAATGTTAATCATTTCATACATTCCTTGAGAGATGAAGTAAAAATCATCCAAAAACTTCCAGCCAAATTTGGTAGAGAAATTCCAGACAAGTTCATTAAAACAATTCACAGGGAAATATTCTCTATGCCTCCGGTTAGCTGGGCTAGTGAGAAATACTACTTGAAGCAG ATCTTGCCTGTTGCAAGGAAGCACAAAGTGATCCATTTTAGTAAAACTGATGCTCGTCTTGCAAACAATGGCCTTCCGGTTGAGCTCCAAAAGCTTCGTTGCCGTATTAATTATGAGGCATTAAAATTTACACCATGGATAGAGGCCTTAGGTCACAAGCTTATCTCAACACTTAGGAGAAGGGGGTTCTTCATTGTGCTTCATCTGCGATATGAGATGGATATGCTATCTTTTTCTGGTTGTACACATGGATGTTCTGACAAAGAAGCTGAGGAACTCACAAGGATGAG ATATGCATATCCATGGTGGAAAGAGAAGGAAATAGTGTCCGAGCAGAAAAGACTAGAAGGTTTGTGCCCTCTTACCCCTGAGGAAatatcattggtcttacaagcaTTAGGCTTCACAAGGGACACCCAAATATACATTGCCTCCGGGGAGATCTATGGTGGTGAGAGAAGGCTGGCTGCCCTGAGGGCTGCATATCCTAAAATG GCAAGGAAGGAGATGCTTCTTAGTCCTGATGAGTTGAGGCCTTTCCAGAATCACTCGACTCAGATGGCAGCACTAGATTATCTCGTTTCTGTTGCAAGTGATGTTTTTATCCCCAGTTATGATGGAAACATGGCAAAAGTTGTAGAGGGACACCGCAG GTTTACTGGCTTCCGTAAGACTATTTTGTTGGATAGAAAAGAACTAGTAAAGCTTTTGGATCTCCTTGGTGATGGAAAACTATCATGGGATCAGTTCTCTAATGCTGTTCAAGAAGTACACAAAAATCGAATGGGCCGGCCAACAGTAAGGAAAGTCATTCCTGGACAGCCAAAGGAGGAGGACAATTTTTATGCCAATCCTCAAGAATGCCTTCCCCCCCTAAGGAGTCCAGGCACTGAATCAACGCACTCTGATATCTGA
- the LOC103709687 gene encoding rhamnogalacturonan I rhamnosyltransferase 1-like isoform X2: MRAAICDMVTVARYLNLTLVVPELDKKSFWADPSDFRDIFNVNHFIHSLRDEVKIIQKLPAKFGREIPDKFIKTIHREIFSMPPVSWASEKYYLKQILPVARKHKVIHFSKTDARLANNGLPVELQKLRCRINYEALKFTPWIEALGHKLISTLRRRGFFIVLHLRYEMDMLSFSGCTHGCSDKEAEELTRMRYAYPWWKEKEIVSEQKRLEGLCPLTPEEISLVLQALGFTRDTQIYIASGEIYGGERRLAALRAAYPKMARKEMLLSPDELRPFQNHSTQMAALDYLVSVASDVFIPSYDGNMAKVVEGHRRFTGFRKTILLDRKELVKLLDLLGDGKLSWDQFSNAVQEVHKNRMGRPTVRKVIPGQPKEEDNFYANPQECLPPLRSPGTESTHSDI; the protein is encoded by the exons ATGCGAGCTGCG ATCTGTGATATGGTCACTGTTGCACGCTATCTGAATCTAACCTTGGTAGTTCCTGAACTTGATAAAAAATCTTTCTGGGCTGATCCTAG TGACTTTAGGGATATATTTAATGTTAATCATTTCATACATTCCTTGAGAGATGAAGTAAAAATCATCCAAAAACTTCCAGCCAAATTTGGTAGAGAAATTCCAGACAAGTTCATTAAAACAATTCACAGGGAAATATTCTCTATGCCTCCGGTTAGCTGGGCTAGTGAGAAATACTACTTGAAGCAG ATCTTGCCTGTTGCAAGGAAGCACAAAGTGATCCATTTTAGTAAAACTGATGCTCGTCTTGCAAACAATGGCCTTCCGGTTGAGCTCCAAAAGCTTCGTTGCCGTATTAATTATGAGGCATTAAAATTTACACCATGGATAGAGGCCTTAGGTCACAAGCTTATCTCAACACTTAGGAGAAGGGGGTTCTTCATTGTGCTTCATCTGCGATATGAGATGGATATGCTATCTTTTTCTGGTTGTACACATGGATGTTCTGACAAAGAAGCTGAGGAACTCACAAGGATGAG ATATGCATATCCATGGTGGAAAGAGAAGGAAATAGTGTCCGAGCAGAAAAGACTAGAAGGTTTGTGCCCTCTTACCCCTGAGGAAatatcattggtcttacaagcaTTAGGCTTCACAAGGGACACCCAAATATACATTGCCTCCGGGGAGATCTATGGTGGTGAGAGAAGGCTGGCTGCCCTGAGGGCTGCATATCCTAAAATG GCAAGGAAGGAGATGCTTCTTAGTCCTGATGAGTTGAGGCCTTTCCAGAATCACTCGACTCAGATGGCAGCACTAGATTATCTCGTTTCTGTTGCAAGTGATGTTTTTATCCCCAGTTATGATGGAAACATGGCAAAAGTTGTAGAGGGACACCGCAG GTTTACTGGCTTCCGTAAGACTATTTTGTTGGATAGAAAAGAACTAGTAAAGCTTTTGGATCTCCTTGGTGATGGAAAACTATCATGGGATCAGTTCTCTAATGCTGTTCAAGAAGTACACAAAAATCGAATGGGCCGGCCAACAGTAAGGAAAGTCATTCCTGGACAGCCAAAGGAGGAGGACAATTTTTATGCCAATCCTCAAGAATGCCTTCCCCCCCTAAGGAGTCCAGGCACTGAATCAACGCACTCTGATATCTGA